From the genome of Methanobrevibacter smithii ATCC 35061, one region includes:
- the oadA gene encoding sodium-extruding oxaloacetate decarboxylase subunit alpha, with product MTKVRFTETALRDAHQSLLATRMRTRDMIPIAEEMDKIGFFSVEAWGGATFDTCIRYLNEDPWERLRSLKSEFTKTPIQMLIRGQNLVGYKHYPDDIVTKFVEKSYENGVDIFRVFDALNDVRNMKQTIKVAKDQGAHVQGTISYTLSPVHTLDDFVDLAKELEALDCDSVSIKDMAGLITPSAAYELVSRLKEETDLLVDLHCHCTSGMTQISYYAACQAGVDVLDTAISPLSGGTSQPPTESMVAALQGTPYDTELDLKSLTAIKKYFDQIKEKYLALIDPIAESIDTDVLMYQIPGGMLSNLISQLKEQNALDRYNDVLDEMPRVRKDMGYPPLVTPTSQIVGIQAVMNVLGGERYKTVSNEVKEYMKGFYGKPPAPVNAKIANKIIGDEEVITCRPADLLEDEFDKYKTEGEQKGFVKSDEDALTYALYPSIAPKFLKGEAVEEELKSVALPSDNEIGIPTQYNVEVDGDVYEVKIMPTGFMEVEETEKGPFTPVEGGLISTMQGMVIKLTVNVGDKVTKGSTVAVIEAMKMENDIQAEEDGVVKEIFVEAGDAVNSGDILMVIE from the coding sequence ATGACTAAAGTAAGATTTACCGAAACTGCACTTCGTGATGCTCACCAATCCTTACTTGCAACTAGGATGAGAACCAGGGATATGATTCCTATTGCTGAAGAAATGGATAAAATAGGTTTTTTCTCTGTTGAAGCATGGGGTGGAGCTACTTTTGATACATGTATAAGATATTTAAACGAAGACCCATGGGAAAGGTTAAGAAGCTTAAAATCTGAATTTACTAAAACTCCAATTCAGATGTTAATTAGGGGACAAAATTTAGTAGGATATAAACATTATCCTGATGACATTGTTACAAAATTTGTAGAAAAATCCTATGAAAATGGTGTTGACATATTTAGAGTTTTTGATGCTTTAAATGATGTTCGTAACATGAAACAAACAATTAAAGTTGCTAAAGATCAAGGAGCTCATGTACAAGGGACTATAAGTTATACTTTAAGTCCTGTTCATACTTTAGATGATTTTGTGGATTTAGCTAAAGAACTTGAAGCTCTTGACTGTGATTCAGTATCTATTAAAGATATGGCTGGTTTAATAACTCCTTCAGCAGCTTATGAATTAGTAAGCAGATTAAAAGAAGAAACTGATTTATTGGTTGATTTGCATTGTCACTGTACTAGTGGAATGACTCAAATCAGTTATTATGCAGCTTGTCAGGCAGGTGTAGATGTTTTAGACACAGCTATTTCCCCACTTTCCGGAGGAACAAGCCAGCCGCCTACTGAAAGTATGGTTGCTGCATTACAGGGAACTCCTTATGATACTGAATTGGATTTAAAATCATTAACCGCTATTAAGAAATACTTTGATCAAATTAAAGAAAAATATTTGGCTTTAATTGATCCTATTGCTGAAAGTATTGATACTGATGTTTTAATGTATCAAATCCCTGGAGGAATGCTTTCAAACTTAATTTCACAGCTTAAAGAACAAAATGCTTTAGATAGATATAATGATGTACTTGATGAAATGCCTCGTGTAAGAAAAGACATGGGTTACCCACCTCTTGTAACTCCAACTAGTCAAATTGTAGGTATCCAGGCTGTAATGAATGTATTAGGTGGAGAAAGGTACAAAACAGTTTCCAATGAAGTAAAAGAATATATGAAAGGTTTCTATGGTAAACCTCCTGCACCAGTTAATGCTAAAATAGCTAATAAAATTATTGGTGATGAAGAAGTTATTACCTGCAGGCCTGCAGATTTACTTGAAGATGAATTTGACAAATATAAAACAGAAGGGGAACAAAAAGGTTTTGTCAAATCTGATGAAGATGCACTTACTTATGCCTTATATCCATCAATCGCTCCAAAATTCCTTAAAGGAGAAGCAGTTGAAGAAGAACTTAAAAGTGTTGCTCTTCCAAGCGATAATGAAATTGGAATTCCAACTCAATATAATGTTGAAGTTGACGGAGACGTATATGAAGTTAAAATCATGCCTACCGGATTTATGGAAGTTGAAGAAACTGAAAAAGGACCATTCACTCCTGTTGAAGGTGGATTAATTTCAACTATGCAGGGTATGGTTATTAAACTTACCGTAAATGTTGGGGATAAAGTAACTAAAGGATCAACTGTGGCGGTCATTGAAGCTATGAAAATGGAAAATGATATTCAGGCTGAAGAAGACGGTGTTGTAAAAGAAATCTTTGTAGAAGCTGGAGATGCAGTTAATTCCGGTGATATTCTAATGGTTATTGAATAG
- a CDS encoding HD domain-containing protein, translating into MNRIAPLIQKMIAYNHGDAKRISHALKVHNYAKTIAILEKVNEYDLFNLESAAILHDIGIKVCEKKYNSTEGKLQEKEGHAVAREILENLDYKNINRILFLIGHHHTYINVSGLDYQILIEADLLVNFEEENTSKEDIKKVYENIFKTKTGKEFCREIFDISP; encoded by the coding sequence ATGAATAGAATAGCACCATTAATTCAAAAAATGATTGCATATAATCATGGAGATGCAAAAAGAATAAGCCATGCACTTAAAGTCCACAATTATGCAAAAACAATAGCTATTTTGGAAAAAGTTAATGAATATGATTTATTTAATTTGGAAAGTGCTGCTATTTTACATGATATTGGAATTAAAGTTTGTGAGAAAAAATATAATTCAACTGAAGGAAAATTACAGGAAAAAGAAGGGCATGCAGTTGCAAGAGAAATATTGGAAAACCTGGATTATAAAAACATCAATAGGATACTGTTTTTAATAGGACACCACCACACATACATTAATGTTTCAGGGCTAGATTACCAAATACTAATTGAAGCTGACTTATTAGTTAATTTTGAAGAAGAAAACACTTCCAAGGAAGATATAAAAAAGGTTTATGAAAATATTTTTAAAACAAAAACAGGAAAAGAATTTTGCAGAGAGATATTTGATATTTCTCCCTAA